A window of Burkholderiales bacterium genomic DNA:
GCAGTTGGGCGAGCACTTGCCGGGCTTCCTGCTCGCTGGGGAATGCGGCAAAAACACAAGCGCCAGAACCCGTTATCGCCGCCGCCGAGAATCGCCGTAGCCATGCCAGATGCTGTGCGACAACCGGGTAATTGCGACATACGACTGGCTCCAGGTCGTTGCGACCCTGCCCGACCGAAAAGTCGGTCATTCTGATTGGAATCGTATTTCGTGTCAATTCAGGGTTGGTAAACACACCGGCCGTCGCGACGGCAATCGGCGGGCTCAATACGACGTACCACGCCGGCGGCAACGAGACAGCTTGCAGCCGTTCGCCCACGCCTTCGGCAAATGCCGATTCGCCGAAAACAAACACGGGCACATCGGCGCCCAGCGCAAGCCCGAGTTCCTGCAAGCGCTCGCGGCTCAAGTCCAGCCGCCACAGGCGATTCAGCGCGATCAGCGTGGTCGCCGCGTCCGAACTGCCGCCGCCCAGGCCGCCGCCGAATGGCAGCCGCTTGATCAGGGTGATATCCACGCCTTGCGAGCTTTCGGTTGCCGTCTGCAGGAGCCTGGCTGCCCGCACGCAGAGATCGCTTTCGGCCGGCAGGCCAGCGACCGCATTGGTTCGCGTGATTTCGCCATCGGCGCGCAATGCGAAACTCAGGCTGTCGCCGAAATCGATGAAGCGAAACACGGTTTGCAGCAAGTGATAGCCGTCGGCGCGACGACCAACGACGTGCAAAAACAGATTGAGCTTGGCTGGCGCCGGCAAACCCGCGAAGTGCACTATTCGACGTTCCAATCGTCGATAATCAGCTTGATTTCGAGCGTGCCGTATTGCAGGTCGATGCGGGAAGGCAGCGCGCGATGCGGCTCTTCG
This region includes:
- the ispE gene encoding 4-(cytidine 5'-diphospho)-2-C-methyl-D-erythritol kinase → MHFAGLPAPAKLNLFLHVVGRRADGYHLLQTVFRFIDFGDSLSFALRADGEITRTNAVAGLPAESDLCVRAARLLQTATESSQGVDITLIKRLPFGGGLGGGSSDAATTLIALNRLWRLDLSRERLQELGLALGADVPVFVFGESAFAEGVGERLQAVSLPPAWYVVLSPPIAVATAGVFTNPELTRNTIPIRMTDFSVGQGRNDLEPVVCRNYPVVAQHLAWLRRFSAAAITGSGACVFAAFPSEQEARQVLAQLPPTMEGFAARGLDRHPLHGF